The bacterium genomic interval ACACAGGACCCCATCGTCTAGAGGCCTAGGACACCTGGTTTTCATCCAGGCAACACGGGTTCGAATCCCGTTGGGGTCGCCAATTCCCATCCGCCAAGGGGTGACATCATGATCAGAGCCGGAATCTACGGTGCCACTGGATATATGGGCGGCGAGGTCCTGCGGGTCCTGATGGACCACCCTGACGTGGAGATCGCCTGGGCCACCAGCCGCAGCGACGCCCAAGTGGCCGATTATCATCCGAATCTTTATGGGACCGACCTCAGGTTCATCCGGCCCGACCAGACCACTCCTTGTGATGTGGTCTTCATGGCCTTGCCGACCGGGGTCCCCATGGAACTGGCTTCGAAATTCCTGAAGGAAGGGGCCAAGGTCATCGACCTGGGAGCCGACTTCCGTCTCAAGAGCCGCCCCCTTTGGGAAAAGGTCTACAAGAAAAAACATAAGAGCTGGAACTTGGCCAAGGAAGCCGTTTATGGCATCCCGGAATTGCACCGGGAGGAGATCCAGAAAGCACGGGTCATCGCC includes:
- a CDS encoding N-acetyl-gamma-glutamyl-phosphate reductase, producing the protein MIRAGIYGATGYMGGEVLRVLMDHPDVEIAWATSRSDAQVADYHPNLYGTDLRFIRPDQTTPCDVVFMALPTGVPMELASKFLKEGAKVIDLGADFRLKSRPLWEKVYKKKHKSWNLAKEAVYGIPELHREEIQKARVIANPGCFASAAILGLAPLVAEGLIDTTKIVVDGISGTAGIGAD